DNA from Triticum aestivum cultivar Chinese Spring chromosome 7D, IWGSC CS RefSeq v2.1, whole genome shotgun sequence:
CCACCAAATTTCTCATTCTTGAAGCTGGAGCTAGATGAAAGTCAAACATTCTCTTTCATAGAGCTACAACTTTTGGATGAAACTGCTCCAAAGTGAATTTAGCGGAGCAAAACTGATTTTGGTGAAGCGGAGCAGTCCCAAACATGCCCTAACTCTCCTTCTCTTTGATTTTACATAAACAAAAGAGCTCACTTATTTCAAAATTAATTTTTAGACCCGACAGTTCTTCAAGTATTGGATACTTGTATCGTCTATAAAGAGATGTCTTCCTCAATTTCGTGAAAAAAAGGATAAATATACGTTCTCCGTCGAGAATTACTTGTCGTCGGAGAAATGGATGCATCTaaatatattttagttctagatagatCATTTTTATCGATTCTCATGACAAGTAACTCCAGTTTGAGGAAGTAGAAAAATAGCTTCCATATAAAAGAGTTCGAATCTTGATTGAATTTGGTGGGTATAATTTCCAGCGTGTTGGTTGTAGCCTTTGCTCTGCTGAATCTCGTTCATGAAACCTGATTTTACTGAGGCGATTGATCTGCAATCACAAAAAATTAAGGAATTAAAACAGAGGCCAGAAACCAAGAAGGATCCTGGCATTACGGTGCAACAGTGCAACTTGTCTGACACAACGGTACAGCTGAAAACCTCATTCACACGTGCACGGCGCGTGTCACTGTCAGACAACCAACCATGTCCAGCTCAACTGATACTCCACAGAGCTCAGCTCAGCTCAGCTCAGCTGGGATGACCGTGTTTATAAGCCAGCAGCGCCGCACAGACAGACAACACACTGGTCTCGCACGCACGCAAGCAGCTGCCCACACCAGCCATCGTCAAAGCGCTAGCTCCACCGGAAGCCATGGCGCGCGCCTTCGCGCGCTCCATCTCCTTCCCGCTTAGCCCGTCGAGGTCCTCGTCCTCGTCCAAGCCGCGCGCGCCGTCGTCGTCGTACCACGCGCGGTCCGTGAGCTTGCCGTGTCGGTCGCACCCGATCCTGGCGCACCTCCACACCCACATCCGCGCCGTGCGCGCCTGGgcgcagcagggcccgtcggcgtTGGTTGCCTCCGTGGCCGTGGGACTCGCGCACGTCGACGCGCTCCAGGCCGCGCTCGGCGACCTCCTCGACCTGCCCGAGGCCCAGGCGGCGCTCTCGGGCGCCGGCGGCAGCGTCGACCGCCTCCTGGACTCTTTCCTCCGCCTCGCCGACGCGCACGGCTGCTTCCAGGAGGCCATGGTCGCGCTCAAGCAAGACGTCGCCGAGGCGCTAGCCGCCGTGCGCCGCCGCGACGGGGCGCGCCTGGCCTCCGCGGTCAGGTCGCAGCGCAGGGCCGGCAAGGAGCTCGCGTGCCTCGCCGCTGCGGCCAGGGAGTGCGCCGTCCGGCCATCGCGCCTCAGCATCCTCAGCGGTGGCCAAGGCAGCGCGGCGGAGGTGGAGGTGACGGGGCTGCTGATGGAGTCGGCCGCAGCGACGGCGTCGGCGTCCGCCGCGCTGTTCGGCACCGTGGCGGCCTTGTCGGCATCCGTGGCGTCGGAGACGTGCTCTTGCAATGGCACGGCGTCGCTGGTGTGCCTGGTGacaaagaacaagaagaagaaggcggcGCCGGGTTTCGGGGAGGACGAGACGGCGGTTGCCGCCGTGGCGGAGaggctggaggagctggaggagtgcatcGAGGAGCTAGAGACCGGCAGCGAGAAGGTGTTCCGGAGCCTCGTGCAGACCAGGGTCGCGCTCCTCAACATACACACGCTGCACATCTTCTAGCTTTACTACTACCATCCATGAACCATGATCAATATAGAAGAAGGAATCCAGTGAAAATGTAAATATGTAGATGGCCAATAGAAGAAGGAGATTGTAACTCAATGTTAGTAGTACTAATCTTGGTTCTGCGCATCAATTAATGTTCAGTGCATACCGGGAATTAAGCATGATGTGTGATCACTGATCAGTGGTAAATCTTTTCATTGAAAGAAAATGAGCAATTGAATACAAGGTTGATGTAAGGCGTCTTGTTCGGAGTGGATGTCCGGGCGACTGATGCCCGTATCGATCGTTGGATTCTTGTAATTATCTTTGctcccttctataaaaatatggtatgcgattggcgtactctcgaaaaaaaatacACTGCACTCAACGTATGATCGTTCAGCCGTAGACAATGGGCCGTGAATTCGGAAAATTTAACTGTAAAGGCCCATCTGCGATTTACTGCCCAATCCCATATACGGAGAGGTCCATACAGGGTAGTTGCACCATATCAGTATTTTTTCTGCAAAAAGTGTTCAAAAAgtgtctttttttttgcgggatgtGTGTGTCTTGCTTATGCTAATTCATCTTGCCTAATTCTGCAGAGGGAAAAATCCAAGAGACTTTCCATCATGCAAATTCCATCATGGACGCTGAATCGATAGTCCCAATTCCATCATGCAAATTAACAATTTTTTGTCGTGAAATCATGAGCAGGAGGGCTTGTTCTCGGTTCGCTCAGCATACCAAATGTTATTGGCATCCAAACATGTACACACATCAGGCTCGGAGTGTGAAAACAAATCTTGGACTGTTATGTGGAAGACTCGGGTCCCATCAAAGATCAAAATCTAACTATTATTTCTTGACAAAGTTTGGATTTTATTAGCTTAAatggagcatcaagaggatacaaatactatgagcacacacccggcctctacatagttaggatgcacacagccaaacacaaacacacacaaaaacacatcaACAACTAGCAAAGTCATAAAAGACCAAAGCTACATGTGGGTGAGGAAAAAAATAAAGCGTTCAGACTGGATCGGCAAACCATATATAGCAAAGATCAAAATCTTATGGAGGGTAGCCCAATAGTTCCTACCAACGGCTAATTTGTTGTGTCATCGTAACATGTCCGTTGTGACAAATTGCGTCCTATGCGGTGCGAACAATTCCTAGAGACACTCATTGTTGGAATGCAACATGTCTCGATGTGTATGGGCCCTTGAAGACCCAGACATAGTGGAGGTACTGACGGGAACCAATGAACCTAATGCTAAAACATGGATTTTTTTCCTAATTGATGCTCTCCCACGGGCTGATTTCTTAACTATCTTAGTAACCCTCTGGGCTATCTGGCATGCGAGAAGGAAAGCACTAGATGAGCAGGTTTTCCAACGCCCTCATTTGAATTGTCATttcatcaaaataaaataaaaccgaaGAACTACAGGTTTGCAAGTCCAAACCAGTGTCTCGCAGTCAAGTCCAAGATGTTCATGCTCGTCTCAGTAGATCCCTGCGCCTCTTGGGTTTGCTAAAATTTGAATGGATGGAGTCGTTTCACGAGCTACAAGTGAAGGTTGTCATAGCGTTGTTTGCAAGGATTCTTCGCGCACATATCTGGGCACCTCTGCAGTAAAGTGTTCGAGCATTATTGAGCCTACTTCGCTTGAGGCTTTGCCATTGTGGGGTGCATTGGCCCTAGCCTTTGACGTGTCTATCACTAACATAGAGATTGCTTCGGACTGTAGAGAGGTCATCGCTTGTATCAGGAATAGTGCTAGAGGCATATATGGAAGTATCATTAGGGAGATTATTTGCTACAGCTCATCAATTCATGTCCAGGAAGGGAGTCTAATATGGAGGCCCAATACCTTTTAACACGCTCTTGGTCTTTTTGAGGGACGCCACATGTGGCTCGTCCTTCCTCACGACCTACATTGTATTCAGATGAACATTGTTACTGATTAATAAAAATAAAATGGAGCGTGTTTAGCCTGATaaaaacatactccctctgtctcaaaataagtgtctcaactttatactaattttagtacaaagttgtactaagttcaagacagttattttgggacggagggagtatcagtaTTGTATTTTTTTTTTAACTCGATCGGCCAGACCAAAAAGAAAATCGCTTCAGAAATCAACAGACGTAAGCGTTCGGTGCATCTTCTACTTGCTGTTGCTGGCATAAAGTAGTTAATTTTAGCAAAACCGTTAATACTGAGATGCAAGGAGCCGCCGGAGTTGGGCAAGACGGCAGTAGACGGAGCACGGGAGGGACGGAGGGTTGGACAGAGCAGGATCGTCGACATCCCACCAATGGCGACGAGGGTATGTGGCCAAGACGCCATGTCACGTGAGAGCCGAAATTTTTATTGTGTCAAGCGCGCGCGCACACCCCTGCATGCCCACGCCCAGTGATTCGACCGACGAACAAGATGACAAAACGCGCAAGACGCCATCTCAAGGGACAGGACAGTACAAGTACAAGCCACGCCGTACAAAACGAAATTCGAGTTGGACATGTCGGCGCCAGTGTCACGCCCGGCGCACACGGCATGTCTCCCCGCTCCCCCACACGGCCGCTCTGGCTGTGTCACGATCGGATCGTGTCGGGCAGGCTGCGTGCTCATGTATATGCATGCTTGATGGGCGATGACGGTCGCCATTATTAAGAAACAATGCAGGCTTGCGTACATGTTACTCAGGGGCTATTTGGTTTCTAGCCACACCTtgtcacactttgccacacctaaccttagacaagtttgaccaagttaggtaggtgtttggtctAGTCACACCTAAGGCAAGATATTTTCTATAAGCAGTGAACCTCACATGTCATAGACATAAAacgtgtggcaagattcccttaggcaagccaatgtgtggctaacaatttgagcaactcaactaagccaagtgtggcaaaaatcatgtggcaatatatgacaatgatagtcacaatccaaacagcccctcacTCCGTTCCATTATTAAGACTATATTTAGGAACTGACGAAGTAATTTGCATGCGGCCACCTGCGTGAGATAGTAGTGACCATGTGCACCATCCCATCCATGACGCGGTATGACCTATGTGTTTGTGTTGAGGCCTAATATGATTAGCTGGGCACGCATGTACGTGCCCTATTCTATGTTACTGTCCTCAAAGTGGATAGTAACATATGTGATGTCACGTAAGTCATCTTTTATTtagatatagactcattttgccttaggctggtcgtaatgggagtatcataatcggtatcatgcatgtcaactagacTTTTTGAATGATGTGGCATaaaattaaatgaggaaagagaggatgtggtatcatattaTGATATCGTATCATATTAAAATGTTGTACtagtttgtgtcatgcatgacaattaataaggtaacctaagatactaacttaagACTAGTATCgtatgcatgatactactccccATTATGATACCACATCCATAAGTATATGATACTCCTTATTATAACCAGCCTTAGAGtttgttatgttacagtaacatattatattACCATAAATACCTCTCTTCTCCTTAACTACTTGCCATATAAGTGAACTTGTCTTGAGATGTGTTATGTTACTATTTATGTTACTCCCACTTTGATCAGCCTATTCTCACATCTCAAATAGAACTAGTATCAGTTAAGCTGTAGTGTGGTCTGACGGTGGCGCGCGTGCACGTGTTGTCGAGGTAAACGCGTGGTGAAATTAGAGATTTTTTGCTGTCAGTCCATAATGCCAGGATCGCTCTTGGTTTCTGGCATATGTTTTGGATTGCATTTTTTTTTTGTCATTACAAGTGGATCGCCTGAACAAAAATCAGGTTTCTGATCGAGCTTCAGAAGATAAAGCCTAAGAACAGTGTGTGAGCAATGGCATAAACTAATGCGTTCCACCAAGTTGTATTTCCGTGGCTTCATTGTAACACTACAAAAACCGTTTTCTTCAGTTAGGATTTATTGAAAAATAATACCAGGACTAGTTCAATTTAACTAAAATTAACCGTGGATCAAATTATTGGTTCTGCAACTGCTAAACTTTTTTTTTCTGTTCTTATTTAGCTCATGCGATGCGGCGAATTTTTTAGAGTGGCATCTAATTTTCTTTTTCGCGAAGCATTGGTAATGTGTGTCGTAATTTACCAATGAGACTAATAAGAAGTTGAGTGCTGTTACCCATGTCAAGGCTGGAACCCTATGGTCACCAATGCAGCTTTATAAGACCAGTGTGGTGTTCTTTATAGCATGAAACAAAAATCAGATGTCACGAAAATGCCAAAAAGGTTCGTGTACAATAAAGTGTCAAAACTTGCAGGAGGAGGCAAGTGGGTTCTTATTGTATTCCGTGTTGTACATTTGGCCCGTTGGCCACTTGACCTTGGCCGGAGACACAAGACATGGAGGTGAGCGAGTTCCTTGGCAACATCAACATGAACGGCAACACAGCTGGCGCCTGCGTACCACGCGTCCAGATCTCCACGATAGATCGGACAGCTTGCTCCTAGCACTAAACATTTTCTATCCGGAAATGTCCTTGGCACTAAACGTTAACACCACCACACCTACTACATATGTACTAGGCAGTAGTACAAGTTATATTTATTAGTGATTTTGTTAAGTGTGATAATTAGCTGTGGCCAGGGTTCGAAATTTCAATGAAGTTTCCAGGATTTCATATATTTCGATTGGTCCGAAAGACATGTAACCCGAAAATTTCCAGCAAGATTTAATCTATAGTTTAAATCAGGTTACAATTCATTAAAATTTATTAAATTTTGACACTCAAAATACAGAAGAATTTAAAATAGGTGACGTCTGAAATTTTTCCGTTTATGAATTTAAAAACCTTGGTTGTGGCTTGTCCTCTTGTGACTGCGCAACGATCTCCTATGATAACGACAGTAATATATTATCATCTGCGTTGCAACCTGGACAGGGAGTGTGGCCGCGTATGGACTGAATTAGGTCCTGGACTAATTTGAATGTCAGATCCGCGAGGCGAGGAAGGGCAGGTTCTTGGCGGGTGGGCCGATGCTTCTTCCCTATccaagtggagtatatacattgcACGGCGGCAGCCATCGTTGAACTTAGATATAGTGATGGGATATTCCCATGATTTTCTATTGTTAATGGAACCGGCGCAATGCcttgttcttctaaaaaaaatCGAAACTGCTCCATGGACGACACTGGTGCCCGACGTGTGCACGATATGTAAATCCAGCGTCCTATGATTCACTCATACGCATGCACGGCCTGATTTAACAATCGTCTGTGAATCGTCCTGGTTTTATCGTGTGCATAGCATGACTCAAAGAAAATCTCGTGATTTACATGATGAATGCAAATATGCAACAGTTGACAAAATTTATGTAGCGTTTTAAATGTGGCAGGATCAAGAGGAGCGCTGAGCAGCAACTAGTTAAGGCAGGCCGATCGACCCGTCTCTAGTCAATGGGGCCTCATTTGTTTAAGGCTAGTGGATCAATGTAGGAGCAATGCTACACGCACATAATATTTTTACATGGTACCCCTCCGTTTTtctttacttcgcatattagcttttgtcaaagtcaagctttgtaaactttgacaaagtttatagacaaaaatattaacatgtacaataacaaatcaataccgttcgattcattattgaatatattTTCGCATCATATACATTTGCTATATTAAATATTTATATTCTTTTTTATAAACTTGGtaaaactttacgaagtttgacttcagttaactcttaatatgcggagtaaataaaagcGGAGGAAGTATTACAGACTGGCTTACCAGGCTGATTTTGACTAGGTAGAAACAAACTGACGAGCCCACTCGCGCAGAAAATTGAGTTAATTGCAGGGAACTACCACACTTTGGCACGTTATAACGAATCAGTACCATTAGTCAATTTTTTTGCCATGCAGTACCAACTCTAAGCCTAAGTGTTGCAAAACGATCTGACAGCCGTATAAACGCATATTGACCACATATCTGACCGCCGGGACCCGTGTGTCAGGGGCTGACGTGGCATGCTCTTTTACAAAAACAACCCTTACTTTTTATTTAATCACGCATATATCCtctattttttcaaaaaaaggtCTCGCCACAAGAACCCTTTTTTCAAAAATGACCCCACACGCGCGTCCCGCCTGGATTCGAACCCGCAACGTGCCGTTAGAAGAGGATGCTCGCTGCCgctgcgctgctgctgctccttTTCGTCTAAACTGCACGCGTAATTTAGTTATACTTGTGCCATTCGTTTTTTTACGAAGTAGAAAATCGCGCGACCGCCGAATCGATCCCGCCGAGTCGTTCGCCGTGCGCGCTTGCTGCCTCTGCCACACGCCATCCTATGCGTCAACTAGTGGCTGCCTCAACTAGTACATGTATACTATGCAAAAATAAAAACTAGTACGTGTATACGTCTTTAAACTCCGAGCCGTTCCGGTTTTTATGCGATACTAAAAAGTATTATATGTCCATCGCGTCGtacaattaaaaaaatgttcgcctCATCGTTTAATATgtatattgaacattttttaagatACAATGATCTTATTTAAATATACAATATCATATTATAAAAACTTAATCGTGTATATATTGAACATTTTATAATATACGATGtctatatatgtgtgtgtatgaTTTTTATCAATATACACACACTACATTCGGTCTGAAGAATAAACCTGCTAGTCTCTGCATTGTTTTTGGGTTgagttcaaaaaatttaaaattaCTCTGAAAGGTAAATAAAGTGTTtgtgcatttaaaaaaatgttcagaacATTTTTGGGAAAAGTTGAACGCGTATTTAAAAATTGtagtattttataaaatgttcagcATGTATTATAAAATTTATTACGATTACACAATAATTTTTAGTACATGTTATCAAATTTTTGAGTAACTGTGCATTAAAAAAATACATGTTATCACATTTTTTAAAAATGTGTTGGCCTCACTAGGCCACGGTTGGGCCATGCTGCAGCCCATGCAACGCTGGCTCGTTTAGCTCGAGCGGATCGGGGATTCAGGGACGAGGGACACGGGCGGTGGCGTTtgaggggttgtttggtttgtgactaactttgtcaaagattgccacacctaaggttaggcatgtttgaccaacttaggtgagtgtttggttcaagccacaccttaggcaagccacacttgggccccacatggcatacacacaaaaagtgtggcaagattcccttaggcttgccaacttgtgcctctcattttgaagaactaaccttaggcaaccTTGGCAAGAATGtctggcaaagtgtggcaatgctaggcctagaaccaaacagcccctgaaTCCAGCGACGGTTCCGGCCACCGCTCCGCCCTTAGCCCTCGTCGCCTAACACGAGCCGCTGCTCCGGCGAGCTAACTGCTTCTCTGCTGCACCGGCGAGCCAGCCGCCGCTCTGCTGCTCCGGCGAGCCAGTGTCTGGGTACCGGCGAGCCAGcgacggggctccggcgaggggaggccggcgaggtcgaggcggcggggctTTGAGCGATTAAATTTACAACAAaggtgttttctgcaaaaaaatatgcCAGGTTTGGCTCCTGAAACACGGGTCCCAGcggtcagatacaccgtcaatacgcgTTTATACGTGGGTTAGACCGTTTTGCAACACTTAGGCTTAGAGTTGGTACTGCATGGCAAAAAAATGACTAATGATACTGATTCATTACGATGTGCCGAAGTGTGGTAGTTCCCTGCAATTAACTCCAGAAAATcgggcgggggcgggggggggggggggggggcggtgggtTCAAGTGAAGGTACTCTAGCCACTAGGCCGTCGAGGCCGGACCACTAAGCTTTCCATCGCTCGAAACCACCCAGAGGTTCCTTAGCCATTCATCCCAGGGGAATACTTCAACAAGGTCTAGGCCTCTGGACTGGGCTCAAGCGCCACCGTCAACAGCGACCACGTCAGGACCACCCACTACTAGTCATGTCATTGCTTACACAAACAAGGGAAGCAACCAACACCTTCGCCAAGCTGCTCGCTTGAGAGCAAGCCGTACAACCTGTCTGCTAGGGCCACAACCGCGATATCGGATAACCCCGACCCTCACACTATTGTCGGTCTTCAACGTATGAGCCCACATGAGGACATTAGCACGACACAGCCAACCGAACCACAGGACAACCCTAGCCATGACCACAACCCTATATGAACTTGGTCCAATCCTCCGGTGACCCCAACATAGTACACACAAACCAAAAAATGAAGGGCAACTATGACGCTCCCCCCCAGCCCTCGAGCGGTATGTGGTGGCCATGATATTCATGGCCACGACCACCAACTTGAGTTAGCGACCCCTACCCCGATCTGGGCAGCGTGGGCTCTCAGGATAGCGGGGTAAGATGGCCCTTGGCCCTCCTAGACAGGACCAACCCACCCTCGACAAATGACCACTCATCGGCACCACGCAGGAAGGGGACCCGTCTAGCGTGACCCAAAACAACTCGGTCTAGGGTTCCGGTCCCATCACATAACTCCACGTGGGCAGAGACGGCATGCCTGTTCTCACTCCCTACCGGACGGAGCTTTGTCCGGCGGTTCAGCCAACAATGGCGATAGGAAAGGGAAGAGGAGGGGTCGCTACTGTAGGAGACAAGTGCCCAAAGGGGACAACTTGGGAGAGAGATAGTTGTTGCTTATTCATCATATACCATCATCGTTTCTTCTCCTAGAAAAGAAGTTGATGACCTGTAGGCCTTCCACCTCCACGCAACATCAGTCTCCCAGGCTTTCGCCCATTGCGGAATATTTCCCACTTTTGCCTCTCGCAGGAGTCTAGGTTGTGTCTCAGTCCTAGTATGGCTGATCATTCTCTCGGAGTAGTTACTGATCACGCATGATAGGAGAAGTTTATTCAACATGCATGATCTCGCACTTTACCTAGATTTTGGCGAGTTTTATAAATAAAAAGGAAGCTGCCATGTACATACATGCAtatatgcacacacacacacacacacacacacctccatcATTTttggcctcctttggttcatagggtagaaaAATTGTAGTAATATGAAAGTCATAGGAAAAGTAATGATATACATCTCAAATGCTATGAATAGAAACAAAAAAGAAGAtgcctttgattcacatcataggatttttttttcacCGAGTCTAgtctaatgtttattttcctatgaaatgtgaaggataggaaGAATCCCTTCATAGGAATAGGAATTATCCCTATAAACCAAAGGGCCTAAAAGAATTTTTCCTATGAAAATCATATCCTATggaattcctccaaaccaaagaagGCCATTGTTTGAAATATTGGTACGCGAGCATACCCTTGAATCCTTCCAGCTGCGTTCCGCCTTGTTCTAGGCGTTGGGGCTATTAGATGACTGTTTCGTTCAACTTGGACCAAAAGTGATTCGGTACACATTTTCGGATGAAACTTACAAATTCACATGTTATAGCATTTTTTTTGAATGATTTGGAGATTCTTACCTTGCCGCCACGTGGTAGTTCGCATGTTATAGCATGTACTTTCTCTCGTTCTGGTTTATTGACGCATCTCACATTTGAGACCTAATTTTAAtcataaagtttctataaaatatTTGTTATATATAGCAAAAAATGTGGAAAACTTCTTTT
Protein-coding regions in this window:
- the LOC123163861 gene encoding uncharacterized protein, which encodes MARAFARSISFPLSPSRSSSSSKPRAPSSSYHARSVSLPCRSHPILAHLHTHIRAVRAWAQQGPSALVASVAVGLAHVDALQAALGDLLDLPEAQAALSGAGGSVDRLLDSFLRLADAHGCFQEAMVALKQDVAEALAAVRRRDGARLASAVRSQRRAGKELACLAAAARECAVRPSRLSILSGGQGSAAEVEVTGLLMESAAATASASAALFGTVAALSASVASETCSCNGTASLVCLVTKNKKKKAAPGFGEDETAVAAVAERLEELEECIEELETGSEKVFRSLVQTRVALLNIHTLHIF